The proteins below are encoded in one region of Phaseolus vulgaris cultivar G19833 chromosome 1, P. vulgaris v2.0, whole genome shotgun sequence:
- the LOC137813292 gene encoding rust resistance kinase Lr10-like isoform X1, with amino-acid sequence MRNSLDMMWRERAVLVVLLLLLHHISATKDEQQLFCPLSSCGKISNISYPFRLKGDPEKCGEERYELGCENNVTVLYLYSAKYHVQSINYNNYTVRVVDPALQHHNLSSLPLRFLSRSNFSDTYTYTSFYDSDPYQAGLRSYENWELSFSHIVFVNCNHSVGEKGKYVESGEWVKWEGKGYAYAIGGDLKAEDLEVGCEVKLVAPTSLSTFDNHSYSSMHTALNYGFEISWIELACQNLCPHRFCYFASSNQKLKCEGFHTILELLETIIEPGYLQQIILMVWAYKVLFGLPFLIVIFICKWRKRHMSMYENIENYLEQNSFAPIRYSFKEIKKMVAGFKEKLGEGGFGSVFKAKLRSGPSVAIKILNESKGNGQDFISEVATIGRIHHQNVVQLIGFCVSGSKRALVYEFMPNGSLDKFIFSKERNIHLSYEKIYNISIGVARGIAYLHHGCEMQILHFDIKPHNILLDENFIPKVSDFGLAKLYPIDNSIVTMTVARGTIGYMAPELFYKNIGGISHKADVYSFGMLLMEMTSKRKNLNPHADHSSQLYFPLWIYDHIREEKDADIEDVTEEENKIAKKMIIVALWCIQLKPNDRPSMNRVVEMLEGDIEDLEIPPKPILFPDETVTQDQTINSS; translated from the exons ATGAGAAACAGTTTGGACATGATGTGGAGAGAGAGAGCAGTGTTGGTGGTACTGCTACTTCTACTCCACCATATTTCTGCTACCAAGGACGAGCAACAACTCTTTTGTCCCCTTTCTTCCTGTGGAAAAATCAGCAACATTAGTTATCCATTTCGATTAAAAGGCGACCCAGAAAAGTGTGGTGAGGAAAGGTATGAACTTGGTTGTGAGAATAACGTTACGGTGTTGTATCTGTACTCTGCAAAATATCATGTGCAGTCAATAAACTACAATAACTACACAGTGAGAGTGGTTGATCCTGCTCTTCAACACCATAATCTCTCCTCCCTTCCTCTCCGTTTCCTCTCTCGTTCCAATTTCTCTGACACTTACACTTACACTTCCTTTTACGACTCGGATCCATACCAAGCCGGTCTAAGATCCTATGAAAATTGGGAATTGAGTTTCTCGCATATAGTGTTTGTGAATTGTAACCATTCGGTGGGAGAGAAAGGGAAGTATGTGGAGAGTGGAGAGTGGGTGAAGTGGGAGGGGAAGGGGTATGCATATGCAATTGGTGGAGACCTAAAAGCAGAGGACTTAGAAGTTGGGTGTGAGGTAAAGCTTGTTGCTCCCACTTCTCTCTCCACTTTCGATAACCATTCCTACTCTTCCATGCACACCGCACTCAACTATGGATTCGAGATTTCATGGATAGAACTCGCCTGTCAGAACCTTTGTCCACATCGATTCTGCTATTTCGCCTCTTCTAACCAGAAGCTTAAATGCG AGGGTTTTCATACAATACTGGAATTGCTAGAGACAATAATAGAACCAG GATATCTCCAACAAATTATTCTTATGGTATGGGCTTACAAAGTTTTGTTTGGATTGCCAttcttaattgttatttttatatgtaaatggAGAAAAAGACATATGTCAATGtatgaaaatattgaaaattaccTTGAACAAAATAGCTTTGCACCTATTAGATATTCATTCAAGGAAATCAAGAAGATGGTTGCAGGTTTCAAAGAGAAGTTAGGTGAAGGAGGATTTGGCTCTGTTTTTAAGGCAAAGTTGCGCAGTGGACCTTCTGTGGCCATCAAAATATTGAACGAATCCAAAGGAAATGGACAAGATTTTATCAGTGAAGTTGCAACCATTGGAAGAATACATCATCAAAATGTGGTACAattaattggattttgtgtTAGTGGCTCAAAACGTGCTCTTGTTTATGAATTCATGCCCAATGGATCtcttgataaatttattttctcaaaAGAGAGAAATATACATTTAAGCTATGAAAAGATATATAATATATCAATCGGAGTGGCTCGTGGGATTGCTTATCTCCACCATGGGTGTGAGATGCAGATTTTGCATTTTGACATTAAACCTCATAACATCTTACTAGATGAAAACTTCATCCCTAAGGTTTCTGACTTTGGATTGGCAAAGTTATATCCAATAGATAATAGCATTGTCACAATGACTGTAGCAAGAGGAACCATTGGATATATGGCTCCtgaattgttttataaaaatattggaGGAATATCCCATAAGGCTGATGTTTATAGCTTCGGAATGTTGTTGATGGAGATGACAAGTAAGAGAAAGAATCTAAATCCTCATGCAGATCACTCAAGTCAACTTTACTTTCCCCTTTGGATCTATGATCATATTAGGGAAGAGAAAGATGCAGATATTGAAGATGtgacagaagaagaaaataaaatagcaaAGAAGATGATCATAGTTGCACTATGGTGTATACAACTAAAACCAAATGATCGACCCTCAATGAATAGAGTAGTGGAAATGCTTGAAGGAGATATTGAAGACTTGGAAATACCTCCAAAACCTATTCTATTTCCAGATGAAACAGTGACACAGGATCAAACAATCAACTCTAGCTAG
- the LOC137815357 gene encoding uncharacterized protein — MEIVNDMRNSGEELDDVKIVEIFLRSLTDNFNFVGCSIEESKDIDSLIVDELQASLQIHESKVVERRSEEHVLQVENVSRNAQRGKGVYRGRGRSSYRGRGKSFVNRATIQCFRCGKQGHYQFECTSDEKRVNYAEFDEEEECLPMAHVDVSNTKESGIWFLDSRCSNHMAGKNLGLFI, encoded by the coding sequence ATGGAGATCGTCAACGACATGAGAAATAGTGGAGAAGAATTAGATGATGTCAAGattgttgaaatttttttaagaagTCTCACAGACAACTTCAACTTTGTGGGTTGCTCCATTGAAGAATCAAAGGATATTGATAGCCTTATTGTTGACGAGTTACAAGCATCACTACAAATACATGAGAGCAAGGTGGTTGAGAGAAGGAGTGAAGAGCACGTTCTGCAAGTGGAAAATGTGTCAAGGAACGCTCAAAGAGGAAAAGGAGTTTACAGAGGACGAGGAAGAAGCAGCTATAGAGGTAGAGGAAAATCCTTTGTAAACAGAGCAACCATTCAATGTTTTCGATGTGGAAAACAAGGTCATTATCAGTTCGAGTGCACTAGTGACGAAAAAAGAGTCAACTATGCCGAGTTtgacgaagaagaagaatgtTTACCAATGGCGCATGTGGACGTGAGCAATACTAAAGAAAGTGGCATATGGTTTTTGGACTCCAGATGCTCAAACCATATGGCGGGGAAAAATCTTGGTTTGTTTATCTAG
- the LOC137815358 gene encoding secreted RxLR effector protein 161-like yields the protein MQKEFEMMDMGNKYGKEYAKEVLERFNMGNYNSVKNPIVPGTTVSKEVCLISRFMSDLKEEHMLIAKRVLRYVKGTHDFGVFYGRSSKINLLGYTDNDYARDVDDRKSTSRYVFLLNRVVVSWSSRKQDIVTLSSTKVEYVAVSSSAYHCVWLKGMLWELGFVNGECIDIMCDNNSTIKLSKNPVMHQRTKHIDVRYHCLRNSCETSVMKKS from the exons ATGCAGAAAGAATTTGAAATGATGGACATGGGAAATAAGTATGGAAAGGAGTATGCAAAGGAGGTGTTGGAGCGTTTTAATATGGGGAACTATAACTCTGTCAAAAATCCAATAGTTCCAGGAACTACTGTTTCAAAGGAAG TGTGTTTGATTTCACGCTTTATGTCTGACCTTAAGGAAGAACATATGTTGATTGCCAAAAGAGTACTAAGATACGTAAAAGGAACACATGACTTTGGAGTGTTCTATGGGAGATcgtcaaaaataaatttgttgggATACACGGATAATGACTATGCTCGAGATGTAGATGACAGGAAGAGCACCTCTAGATATGTTTTCTTGCTAAATAGAGTTGTAGTTAGTTGGAGTTCACGAAAGCAAGACATTGTCACTCTTTCCTCAACCAAAGTTGAATATGTTGCAGTGAGTTCCTCTGCGTATCACTGTGTTTGGCTAAAAGGGATGTTGTGGGAATTAGGATTTGTAAATGGTGAATGCATAGACATTATGTGTGACAACAACTCAACGATTAAGTTATCTAAGAATCCAGTCATGCATCAGAGGACAAAACACATTGATGTTAGGTATCACTGCTTGCGAAACTCGTGTGAAACTAGTGTAATGAAGAAATCATGA
- the LOC137813293 gene encoding rust resistance kinase Lr10-like, translating into MSMYENIENYLQQNSLAHIRYSYKEIKKMAAGFKDKLGEGGFGYVFKAKLRSGPYVAIKMLGKCKGNGQNFISEVATIGRIHHQNVVKLIGFCVSGSKRALVYEFMPNGSLDKFILSKERNIHLSYEKIYNISIGVARGIAYLHHGCEMQILHFDIKPHNILLDENFIPKVSDFGLAKLYPINNSIVTMTAARGTIGYMAPKLFYNNIGGISYKANVYSFGMLLMEMASKRKNLNTHADHSSQLYFPLWIHDYIREEEDVDIGDVTEEENKIAKKMIIVALWCIQLKPNDRPSMNRVVKMLEGDIEDLEIPPKPILFLEDEIVTDYQTTNSS; encoded by the coding sequence ATGTCAATGtatgaaaatattgaaaattaccTTCAGCAAAATAGTTTGGCACATATTAGATACTCATACAAGGAAATTAAGAAGATGGCTGCAGGTTTCAAAGATAAGTTAGGCGAAGGAGGATTTGGCTATGTCTTTAAGGCAAAGTTGCGTAGTGGGCCTTATGTCGCCATCAAAATGTTAGGGAAATGCAAAGGAAATGGACAAAATTTTATCAGTGAAGTTGCAACCATTGGAAGGATACATCATCAAAATGTGGTAAAGTTAATTGGATTTTGTGTTAGTGGCTCAAAGCGTGCTCTTGTCTATGAATTCATGCCCAATGGATCTCTTGATAAATTTATTCTCTCAAAAGAGAGAAATATACATTTAAGCTATGAAAAGATATATAATATATCAATAGGAGTGGCTCGTGGGATTGCTTATCTCCACCATGGGTGTGAGATGcaaattttgcattttgacATCAAACCCCATAACATCTTACTAGATGAAAACTTCATCCCTAAGGTTTCTGACTTTGGATTGGCAAAGTTATATCCAATAAATAATAGCATCGTCACAATGACTGCAGCAAGAGGAACCATTGGATATATGGCTccaaaattgttttataataatattggaGGAATATCCTATAAGGCTAATGTTTATAGCTTTGGAATGTTATTGATGGAGATGGCAAGTAAGAGGAAGAATCTAAATACTCATGCAGATCACTCAAGTCAACTTTACTTTCCCCTTTGGATACATGATTATATTCGGGAAGAGGAAGACGTAGATATCGGAGATGTGACAGAGGAGGAAAATAAAATAGCAAAGAAAATGATCATAGTTGCACTATGGTGTATACAACTAAAACCAAATGATCGACCCTCAATGAATAGAGTAGTGAAAATGCTTGAAGGGGATATTGAAGACTTGGAAATACCTCCAAAGCCTATTTTATTTCTAGAAGATGAAATAGTGACTGACTATCAAACAACCAACTCTAGCTAA
- the LOC137813294 gene encoding uncharacterized protein codes for MRNSLDMMWRERAFMVLLLLLVRKIHGGCPSSSCAKITNINYPFRLKGDPEECGEKRYELGCENNVTVLYLYSGKYNVQSINYKNYTVRVVDPALQHHNLSSLPLRFLSRSNFSDTYTLYSDQYQAGLGAIFNWKSVSFSHIVFVNCKDWVKEKGKYVESGEWVKWEGKGYAYAIGGDLKAEDLEIGCEVKLVAPTSLSTFDNHSYSSMHTALAYGFEISWIKLACHKHCLFFPSYGYFDSYNQKLKCPYAVGE; via the coding sequence ATGAGAAACAGTTTGGACATGATGTGGAGAGAGAGGGCATTCATGGTGCTACTGCTACTTCTTGTCCGGAAAATTCATGGTGGCTGCCCCTCTTCTTCCTGTGCTAAAATCACCAACATCAATTACCCTTTTCGATTAAAAGGCGACCCAGAAGAGTGTGGTGAGAAAAGGTATGAGCTTGGTTGTGAGAATAACGTCACGGTGTTGTATCTGTACTCTGGAAAATATAATGTGCAGTCAATAAACTACAAGAACTACACAGTGAGAGTGGTTGATCCTGCTCTTCAACACCATAACCTCTCCTCCCTTCCTCTCCGCTTCCTCTCTCGCTCCAATTTCTCTGACACTTACACTTTATACTCGGATCAATACCAAGCCGGTCTAGGTGCCATTTTTAATTGGAAATCTGTGAGTTTCTCGCATATAGTGTTTGTGAATTGTAAGGATTGGGTGAAAGAGAAAGGGAAGTATGTGGAGAGTGGAGAGTGGGTGAAGTGGGAGGGGAAGGGGTATGCATATGCAATTGGTGGAGACCTAAAAGCTGAGGACTTAGAAATTGGGTGTGAGGTAAAGCTTGTTGCTCCCACTTCTCTCTCCACTTTCGATAACCATTCCTACTCTTCCATGCACACAGCACTCGCCTATGGATTCGAGATTTCATGGATAAAACTAGCATGTCATAAACATTGTCTATTTTTCCCTAGTTATGGCTATTTCGACTCTTATAACCAGAAGCTTAAATGCCCGTATGCTGTTGGTGAGTAA